One window from the genome of Deltaproteobacteria bacterium encodes:
- a CDS encoding glycerophosphodiester phosphodiesterase yields MNHNFIQNQIKYLPASLASAPKWKAGWKMPQLQAHRGCWLKSNRQNSLASLMEAKNQSFLMAEFDVQLTKDGIPILFHDFDLIGELGINVQISELNYNDLKRLISLPTLLEVLSTKNRPDFLNIEIKSRLIKSALIEEKILEVINKTKTQDQILFSSFNPWSLARLKKVLPMIPRAMLVTNEPENWNHFFLKKMWLLPLVNPHLIHFNFLMLDQQLVSFFKNKDFKISAWTVNSKDKAQELLNWGVDSLITDALLPRMF; encoded by the coding sequence ATGAACCACAATTTCATCCAAAATCAAATTAAATACTTACCTGCCTCATTAGCCTCTGCGCCCAAATGGAAGGCAGGGTGGAAAATGCCACAATTGCAAGCCCATCGTGGTTGCTGGCTAAAATCAAATAGGCAGAATTCATTAGCTTCCTTAATGGAAGCTAAAAATCAAAGTTTTTTGATGGCGGAATTTGATGTCCAGTTAACCAAAGACGGGATTCCCATTTTATTTCATGATTTTGATTTAATCGGAGAGCTTGGTATAAATGTCCAGATATCCGAATTGAATTATAATGATCTTAAGAGATTGATAAGTCTACCCACCTTATTGGAAGTGTTATCAACTAAGAATCGACCTGATTTTCTTAATATTGAGATTAAGTCTCGATTAATTAAATCAGCCTTGATAGAAGAAAAAATTTTAGAAGTAATTAATAAAACGAAAACTCAAGATCAAATTCTTTTTTCGAGTTTTAATCCGTGGTCCCTCGCACGATTAAAAAAAGTATTGCCGATGATTCCAAGAGCGATGCTGGTTACGAATGAGCCTGAAAATTGGAATCATTTTTTTCTTAAAAAAATGTGGTTATTGCCGCTTGTTAATCCTCATCTGATTCATTTTAATTTTTTAATGCTAGACCAACAACTGGTTTCTTTTTTTAAAAATAAAGATTTTAAAATTTCCGCATGGACCGTTAATTCCAAAGACAAAGCGCAGGAATTATTAAATTGGGGAGTGGACAGTTTAATTACAGATGCTTTATTGCCAAGAATGTTTTAA
- a CDS encoding bifunctional oligoribonuclease/PAP phosphatase NrnA, with translation MKNVLESLRKANSILLTTHRDPDGDGLGSEMALYHALKKINKDVSICHVDPLPKKYDGLIDRNLVSIYTPDNKLQTFDLALVFDTNDERLTEPLFSALTKKSTEVIFIDHHPLLKKGPVPQKFYIDQKAASTGEVTYALIKELKVPMDAQIAKYLYTSIVFDTQLFRYIRSSPASHEIVLMLLPWIENPELIHRKLFGGQTPEKMELLSRALGRVKYYDQNRIAIIHLLHDDLTELGLTIEETRDVVDKIIDIECVEVAVLFREDVNQKFKISFRSKKNVDVLGISEKFGGGGHYHASGASIQGTFSDLNKQVIDFLSDLLSKNL, from the coding sequence TTGAAAAATGTTCTGGAGAGCTTGCGGAAGGCAAACAGCATCCTGTTAACGACTCATAGAGACCCTGATGGAGATGGTCTTGGTTCTGAGATGGCGCTTTATCATGCTTTAAAAAAAATTAACAAAGACGTTTCTATTTGCCACGTGGACCCTTTGCCAAAGAAGTATGATGGTTTAATAGATAGGAATCTCGTTTCCATCTACACTCCTGATAATAAACTTCAAACATTTGATCTTGCCTTAGTATTTGATACCAATGATGAAAGACTCACGGAACCCTTATTTTCAGCTCTCACCAAAAAATCGACTGAAGTTATCTTTATTGACCACCACCCCCTGCTTAAAAAAGGACCTGTTCCTCAAAAATTTTATATTGATCAAAAAGCTGCCAGCACAGGAGAAGTTACCTATGCTCTTATCAAAGAATTAAAAGTTCCTATGGACGCTCAAATTGCCAAATATCTCTATACAAGCATCGTTTTTGACACTCAGCTTTTTAGATATATCCGATCTAGCCCGGCCTCTCACGAGATTGTCCTCATGCTCCTTCCATGGATTGAAAATCCTGAATTGATCCATCGAAAATTATTCGGCGGCCAAACCCCAGAAAAAATGGAATTGCTTTCTCGGGCCTTAGGACGAGTTAAATATTATGATCAAAACAGAATCGCCATTATCCATTTGCTCCATGATGATTTAACCGAATTAGGTTTGACGATCGAAGAAACCAGAGACGTCGTGGATAAAATTATCGACATTGAATGTGTGGAAGTTGCCGTGTTATTTCGAGAAGATGTTAACCAAAAATTTAAAATCAGCTTCCGCAGCAAAAAAAATGTTGATGTCCTTGGGATTTCAGAAAAATTTGGAGGCGGTGGACACTATCACGCTTCCGGCGCCTCTATTCAGGGAACTTTTTCTGATTTAAATAAACAAGTCATTGATTTTTTATCTGATTTACTATCGAAAAATTTATGA
- a CDS encoding YceI family protein: protein MTTGQILNFRLLLKSMVLISFLTITSVNAETGVSVNCKISPAGSFKAKTKSVTGSVTIKNNEVTAEKITVDLKSLTTDMGLRDDHMKKKYLEVDKYPEATLTLGKGKAGKGEGKLKFRGIEKEIKGTYKVIDNKEVEAQFDLNMADFKISGIRYMSMGVKDIVNVTVTVPVKK from the coding sequence ATGACCACTGGGCAAATTTTAAATTTTCGTCTACTTTTAAAATCGATGGTTTTAATAAGTTTTTTAACCATCACTTCTGTGAACGCGGAAACAGGTGTATCCGTAAATTGTAAAATCTCTCCGGCTGGGTCTTTTAAAGCTAAAACAAAATCGGTTACGGGATCGGTAACCATTAAAAATAATGAAGTCACTGCAGAAAAAATAACCGTAGATTTGAAATCCTTAACAACAGATATGGGATTAAGAGATGATCATATGAAAAAGAAATATCTTGAAGTTGATAAATACCCAGAAGCCACGTTGACCCTTGGAAAAGGAAAAGCAGGAAAGGGCGAAGGCAAACTCAAATTTAGAGGTATTGAAAAAGAAATTAAAGGCACCTATAAAGTCATCGATAATAAAGAAGTCGAAGCTCAATTTGATCTTAACATGGCTGATTTTAAAATAAGCGGAATTAGGTATATGTCCATGGGAGTAAAAGATATTGTTAATGTCACCGTAACAGTGCCAGTAAAGAAATAG
- a CDS encoding PDZ domain-containing protein: protein MSNKKEKAIRSYKPWLFELLLYSTLIFLCFAIADLTILSVRSYFLPNEVAQIRPHRPPPSPIKSRDFFKPITEKNVFSSSGDIPPDFLPKGVEKRKSDSEPVPSTLPLNLIGTLVHSNPSKSIAAIEFKTKNTITSYSLGKEVEGLAKIEKIERGKVFIRNLSADRLEFIEMKESNKVTFDTKPKKSTTPEKAQIIQSAGDNKFELKRSDLEEKLKDIQSILMQARAVPAKRASSGETYGFRLLEIQPDSIYTQLGLQVMDVITGVNGTPVTTQQQALEMYQTLRNSPQIKITVERGGKNEELSYTVK from the coding sequence ATGTCGAATAAAAAAGAAAAAGCCATCAGATCTTATAAACCATGGTTATTTGAGTTGCTTTTATACTCGACATTGATTTTCTTGTGCTTTGCTATTGCTGATTTAACCATACTTTCTGTGCGCAGTTACTTTTTACCCAACGAGGTTGCCCAGATCCGTCCGCATCGTCCCCCACCCTCTCCGATTAAAAGTCGAGATTTTTTTAAACCAATTACCGAGAAAAATGTATTTTCTTCCTCTGGCGATATCCCTCCAGATTTTCTTCCTAAGGGCGTTGAAAAAAGAAAATCAGATTCCGAACCAGTTCCCTCAACATTACCTCTTAATTTAATTGGAACTCTGGTTCATTCAAACCCCTCTAAGTCCATTGCTGCCATTGAATTTAAAACTAAAAATACCATTACCTCCTACTCCCTCGGCAAAGAAGTGGAGGGCCTAGCCAAAATTGAAAAAATTGAAAGAGGTAAAGTTTTCATCAGAAATCTTTCAGCAGATCGCCTCGAGTTTATCGAAATGAAAGAATCTAACAAGGTCACCTTTGATACCAAACCTAAGAAAAGCACAACCCCTGAAAAAGCTCAAATTATTCAATCTGCAGGCGATAACAAATTTGAACTTAAACGTTCCGACTTAGAAGAAAAGCTCAAGGACATTCAAAGTATTCTGATGCAAGCCAGAGCCGTTCCCGCAAAGAGAGCCAGTAGTGGAGAAACCTATGGTTTTCGACTTCTCGAAATCCAGCCTGACAGCATCTACACTCAGCTCGGCCTTCAAGTCATGGATGTGATCACGGGGGTTAATGGAACTCCCGTCACGACCCAACAGCAAGCTTTAGAAATGTATCAAACGCTCAGAAATTCACCTCAAATAAAAATCACTGTAGAACGCGGTGGCAAAAACGAGGAACTATCTTACACTGTGAAATAA
- a CDS encoding (2Fe-2S)-binding protein: MNDPKHKEKSIIICRCNEVDEKTIQKAIENGCKTLNEIFDATSAGVGPCGGSCRKIMGPMLTYYLEHQQFPKREIHKKQKK; the protein is encoded by the coding sequence ATGAATGATCCTAAACACAAAGAGAAATCCATTATCATATGTCGATGTAATGAAGTGGATGAAAAAACAATTCAAAAAGCCATTGAAAATGGCTGCAAAACCCTTAATGAAATATTTGATGCCACCTCTGCCGGTGTGGGACCCTGTGGAGGCTCTTGCCGTAAAATCATGGGCCCCATGTTGACCTATTATCTTGAGCATCAACAATTTCCTAAACGTGAAATTCACAAAAAACAAAAAAAATAA
- a CDS encoding transposase, giving the protein MSGKGLSMREILEVKRLLELNFSNRRIATTLGIHRNTINKYVEEIKSDNLKINSEKANFTKPVTEENFWVHQIHWEDIKNEYLKGVSLQVIHEELFASGKVPVLYSGFWKQLKKNINLSRVTMVRVFKPGERCEIDYCDGIDILDPVSGEIKTTELFVGVLCQSRYAFAEFTWSQKSSDFLGSHVNMFKYFSGTPQVVSPDNLKSAVTKAHRYDPEVNPGL; this is encoded by the coding sequence ATGTCAGGAAAAGGACTCAGCATGCGAGAAATTTTAGAAGTAAAAAGATTGTTAGAATTAAATTTTTCAAATCGCAGAATTGCGACGACTCTTGGGATTCACCGAAATACCATTAATAAATATGTAGAAGAGATTAAGTCTGATAATTTAAAAATAAATTCAGAGAAAGCTAATTTTACTAAGCCTGTAACTGAAGAAAATTTTTGGGTACATCAAATTCATTGGGAAGATATTAAAAATGAATACTTAAAAGGCGTATCACTTCAAGTAATACATGAAGAGTTGTTTGCAAGTGGTAAAGTTCCAGTTCTATACTCTGGGTTTTGGAAGCAGTTAAAGAAAAATATAAATCTCTCAAGAGTCACAATGGTAAGGGTTTTCAAGCCAGGAGAACGTTGTGAAATTGATTATTGTGATGGGATAGATATTTTAGACCCAGTGAGTGGAGAAATAAAAACAACAGAACTATTTGTTGGTGTTTTATGTCAAAGCCGATATGCCTTTGCGGAGTTTACGTGGAGTCAAAAATCTTCTGATTTTCTAGGTTCACATGTAAATATGTTTAAATATTTTTCGGGTACTCCGCAGGTGGTATCACCAGATAACTTAAAGAGTGCGGTCACAAAGGCCCATAGATATGATCCAGAGGTAAACCCGGGTCTCTAA
- the gspD gene encoding type II secretion system secretin GspD translates to MGLNQKYKKYNYKNRASWLLLSSSLLWSFSPLQAQDEFPPPPPDFGDFDAPIPPPPNNSVPGSSSGNNSKSFNNSKSSNDFANSNSNESAENIKKGKGLNKIQKQKFSQASVEDITDSNFPETIESFDFPNVEITDVIKAISELTGKNFIIDPGVRGKITIVAPSKITVAEAYKAFLSALAINGFTIVPSGSFLKVKSGRNAQRDSIETYSGTYYPNTDQMITRIIHLKHISAEQVNRDLRMLASKDGEMNIYTQTNSLILSDWGTTIDRVMKIINQLDVPGFEEQLEVVPIKFAKAKDLADLVDKIVNKGQNSNRSGGGITGGFGGGVPSFNNRSSSGASSQKGTSYFMAIPEERTNSIIIVGNKPGIERVKKLIARLDNRIKIEDQGGVFVYHVKHGDAKKIAQVLQGVAKDAAPKTPPGGAGNNPPPFFAPPPLTPDPANPTAAGGQVFGGEVKITADENTNSLIITAGKGDYEVVMNLLKKIDIPRDQVFVEAIIMEMSAGDGFGFKPSYYNFVSENGIARQSFNGGVKVEDAINPLAGVGTVLGFGSGKDITLNVQGKDVKVPSLVGLINLLKKTTKANILSRPQVIAMDNQEALIQVGDKVVVGANNTSTAGVGSTSSPIFEEALIELKLKPFINPASETIRMEIDQSVKQPSVGASTPKAFQDSTQPLATRKIKTHIVISNGDTAVLGGLIKDRETEEIVKVPLLGDLPIIGWLFKSKETNKEKVNMLVFITPKIIRNPSDAKEVLSKRIDQRIDFVKSQGGVDPFGGVLDEVQKRTTQLAPGAPSTNNEPEATEIKE, encoded by the coding sequence ATGGGGCTGAATCAAAAATACAAAAAATATAATTACAAAAATCGAGCCTCATGGCTTTTGCTGTCGAGTTCTTTGCTATGGTCATTCTCTCCTTTGCAGGCTCAAGATGAGTTCCCCCCGCCACCACCCGATTTTGGAGATTTTGATGCTCCCATCCCTCCGCCTCCAAATAACTCTGTGCCTGGCTCTTCATCGGGCAACAACTCAAAATCTTTTAACAACTCTAAATCGTCAAATGATTTTGCAAACTCTAACAGCAACGAATCTGCTGAAAATATAAAGAAGGGCAAGGGTCTCAATAAAATTCAAAAACAAAAATTTTCCCAAGCTTCCGTAGAAGACATCACTGACTCTAACTTTCCTGAGACCATCGAATCCTTTGACTTTCCCAACGTCGAGATCACCGATGTCATTAAAGCCATCTCAGAACTTACCGGGAAAAACTTTATTATCGATCCCGGAGTGCGAGGCAAAATCACCATCGTTGCCCCCAGTAAAATCACTGTGGCAGAAGCTTACAAAGCTTTTCTTTCGGCCCTGGCAATTAATGGTTTTACGATTGTGCCTTCGGGAAGTTTTTTGAAAGTGAAATCAGGACGAAACGCTCAGCGTGACAGCATTGAAACTTATTCTGGAACTTATTATCCCAATACGGATCAAATGATCACACGGATCATACATTTAAAGCACATCTCAGCAGAGCAAGTAAATCGAGATTTAAGAATGTTAGCCTCAAAAGATGGGGAAATGAATATCTACACCCAAACTAATTCTTTGATTCTTTCTGATTGGGGTACCACCATTGATCGTGTCATGAAGATTATCAATCAATTAGATGTTCCAGGATTTGAAGAGCAACTGGAAGTGGTTCCCATTAAATTTGCTAAGGCAAAAGATCTTGCTGATTTAGTCGATAAGATTGTTAACAAGGGTCAAAATTCAAATCGTAGTGGCGGTGGCATTACTGGCGGATTTGGCGGTGGCGTCCCTAGTTTCAACAATCGCTCTTCTTCTGGGGCCTCTTCTCAAAAAGGGACCAGCTATTTTATGGCCATTCCTGAAGAACGCACCAATTCCATTATCATTGTTGGAAATAAACCTGGAATTGAGAGAGTCAAAAAATTAATTGCAAGACTTGATAATCGCATCAAAATCGAAGATCAAGGCGGCGTTTTCGTTTACCATGTAAAACATGGAGATGCGAAAAAAATAGCACAAGTCCTTCAAGGTGTTGCTAAAGATGCCGCCCCCAAAACACCTCCGGGCGGTGCTGGCAATAACCCGCCTCCTTTTTTTGCTCCGCCTCCTTTAACTCCTGATCCTGCAAACCCTACAGCTGCTGGTGGTCAAGTCTTCGGAGGGGAAGTCAAAATCACAGCTGACGAAAATACGAACAGCCTCATCATCACCGCAGGCAAAGGTGATTATGAGGTAGTCATGAACTTACTGAAAAAAATTGATATCCCTCGAGATCAGGTTTTTGTGGAAGCGATTATTATGGAAATGTCCGCTGGTGATGGTTTTGGATTTAAACCTTCTTATTATAATTTTGTCTCGGAAAATGGAATTGCCAGACAAAGTTTTAATGGAGGCGTTAAAGTGGAAGATGCGATCAATCCACTTGCTGGAGTAGGAACGGTATTAGGATTTGGATCTGGAAAAGATATCACTCTGAATGTTCAAGGGAAAGATGTTAAGGTCCCTTCCCTTGTTGGTTTAATTAATCTCCTAAAAAAAACAACCAAAGCTAATATCTTATCTCGCCCTCAAGTTATTGCGATGGATAATCAAGAAGCTCTTATTCAAGTCGGCGATAAAGTCGTTGTAGGAGCCAATAATACAAGCACCGCGGGAGTGGGCTCTACAAGCTCTCCGATTTTTGAAGAAGCTCTTATTGAATTAAAGCTCAAGCCATTTATCAATCCTGCAAGCGAGACGATCCGAATGGAAATTGATCAAAGTGTGAAACAACCTTCCGTTGGTGCTTCGACACCTAAGGCATTTCAAGATTCGACTCAGCCCTTAGCTACACGAAAAATCAAAACCCATATTGTCATCAGTAATGGAGATACCGCCGTCCTTGGAGGCTTAATCAAAGATCGAGAAACTGAAGAGATCGTCAAAGTCCCTCTTTTAGGTGATTTACCTATTATAGGATGGTTGTTTAAGTCCAAAGAGACTAATAAAGAAAAAGTAAACATGTTGGTCTTTATCACACCTAAAATTATTCGAAACCCTTCAGATGCGAAAGAAGTTTTAAGCAAACGAATAGATCAAAGAATTGATTTTGTGAAATCACAGGGTGGTGTCGATCCTTTTGGTGGAGTTCTTGATGAAGTTCAAAAAAGAACAACACAGTTAGCTCCTGGAGCCCCCTCTACAAACAATGAACCAGAAGCGACGGAAATTAAGGAGTAA
- the gspE gene encoding type II secretion system ATPase GspE, giving the protein MATDAQTLLQKATGLTADQVKIIWNNPSLVQAGTIGSVLSSRSFQSGEEVVADLCKEMGLDFLKDIPYNDISADLIRDIPINYAKQNFVLPFRDEADSIQVLIANPLNLKSLDDLRVIFGKRVRPVVTLAGKLIDAINRVYEKSTSNLSGLDEIDEEEVDLEDGIIDLLEAGEDDAPVIKLVNSLLFRAVKEKASDIHIEPYEKDLVVRFRIDGILFDIFKPPKKLQNAITSRIKVMANLNIAEKRLPQDGRIPLKVGGKDIDIRLSTVPTSHGERLVMRLQDRSNVILELEQLGFAHNSLTKIDDLLSRTYGIVLVTGPTGSGKSTTLYACLTRLNSTDVNILTVEDPVEQRIHGIGQVQVNAKIGLTFAAGLRSFLRQDPDIIMVGEIRDLETCELAINSSLTGHLVLSTLHTNDAAGAFPRLIDIGAEPFLIATSILGIISQRLVRVLCPHCKTPYEPTEFELNSLGITRQQTMTAHICKAVGCNQCNQKGYIGRTLIQELLTVSDDIRSLIMQRKDGNTIKKQALLNGMVSFREHGIQKVLQGITTIEELFTNTQLDI; this is encoded by the coding sequence ATGGCCACAGACGCACAGACCTTATTGCAAAAAGCTACGGGACTTACTGCCGATCAAGTAAAAATTATTTGGAACAATCCTTCGCTGGTTCAAGCAGGAACCATTGGTTCGGTTTTATCCTCACGAAGCTTTCAATCTGGCGAAGAAGTTGTTGCAGATCTGTGCAAAGAAATGGGTTTGGATTTTTTAAAAGACATTCCCTATAATGATATCTCCGCAGACTTAATCCGTGATATCCCGATTAATTATGCAAAACAAAACTTTGTTCTTCCCTTCAGAGACGAGGCCGACTCCATCCAAGTACTCATCGCCAATCCACTGAACTTAAAAAGTTTGGATGATTTAAGAGTTATCTTTGGGAAGCGAGTTCGTCCCGTCGTCACGCTTGCCGGAAAGCTGATTGATGCTATTAATCGCGTCTACGAAAAATCCACATCAAATCTTTCGGGCCTTGATGAAATAGATGAAGAAGAAGTGGACCTTGAAGATGGGATTATCGATCTTCTTGAAGCTGGGGAGGATGACGCTCCTGTTATTAAACTGGTTAATTCACTATTATTTAGGGCCGTTAAAGAAAAGGCTTCAGACATTCATATTGAACCCTACGAAAAAGACCTTGTAGTCAGGTTTCGCATTGATGGAATTTTATTCGATATCTTTAAGCCACCCAAGAAATTGCAAAACGCCATTACCTCGCGAATTAAAGTTATGGCCAATTTAAATATTGCTGAGAAAAGGCTTCCGCAAGATGGCCGTATCCCTCTCAAAGTCGGCGGTAAAGATATCGACATACGTCTTTCCACCGTTCCAACCTCCCATGGTGAAAGACTCGTGATGCGTTTACAGGACAGGTCCAATGTCATTCTTGAACTTGAACAGCTTGGGTTTGCCCATAACTCCTTAACAAAAATTGATGACCTTCTTTCTCGCACTTATGGAATCGTTTTAGTGACTGGCCCCACGGGGTCGGGAAAATCCACAACCTTGTACGCTTGCCTCACTCGACTTAACTCAACGGATGTCAACATCCTCACCGTTGAAGATCCCGTGGAGCAAAGAATTCATGGCATCGGCCAAGTCCAGGTCAACGCTAAAATAGGGCTCACTTTCGCAGCGGGACTGCGCTCTTTCCTAAGGCAAGATCCCGACATCATCATGGTCGGAGAAATTCGAGATTTAGAAACCTGTGAACTCGCCATCAACTCTTCTCTCACTGGTCACTTGGTCTTATCAACACTTCACACTAACGATGCCGCCGGCGCCTTTCCCCGGCTTATTGATATCGGTGCAGAGCCTTTTCTTATTGCCACCTCCATTTTGGGAATTATCTCACAGAGGCTCGTGCGGGTTTTGTGCCCTCACTGCAAAACCCCCTATGAGCCTACAGAATTCGAGCTGAATAGCTTAGGCATCACTCGCCAACAAACCATGACAGCCCATATCTGTAAGGCCGTCGGGTGCAATCAGTGCAACCAAAAAGGATATATCGGCCGAACCTTGATCCAAGAACTCCTCACCGTTTCCGATGATATTCGCTCTCTGATAATGCAACGAAAAGACGGAAACACCATTAAAAAACAAGCTCTTTTAAATGGAATGGTGAGCTTTCGCGAACACGGAATTCAAAAAGTCCTGCAAGGAATCACCACCATCGAAGAGCTGTTTACAAATACTCAGTTAGATATTTAA
- the greA gene encoding transcription elongation factor GreA, whose translation MTDLKIKSEKMPMTILGKAMLEQELKKLMHEERPSVIKSIEEARSHGDISENAEYDAAKERQALIEGRIADIQTKIALAEVVDIKSIKSDKIVFGATVHIKDVDTDEESKYQIVGVDEANVKLGKISILSPLARALIGKKKGDSAIVQSPKGDKEYEIQSFKFET comes from the coding sequence ATGACTGACCTTAAAATCAAATCTGAAAAAATGCCAATGACCATTTTAGGCAAAGCCATGCTTGAACAAGAATTAAAAAAATTAATGCATGAGGAAAGACCCTCCGTGATTAAATCTATTGAAGAAGCCAGATCCCATGGGGATATCAGCGAAAATGCGGAGTATGATGCTGCTAAAGAACGACAGGCCCTTATCGAAGGTCGAATTGCAGATATTCAAACTAAAATTGCTCTGGCTGAGGTTGTCGATATCAAGTCGATCAAATCAGATAAAATTGTATTTGGAGCGACGGTTCATATTAAAGATGTGGATACCGACGAAGAATCTAAATATCAAATTGTGGGAGTAGATGAAGCCAACGTTAAGCTTGGCAAAATTTCAATTCTTTCCCCCCTAGCTCGGGCCTTAATTGGAAAGAAAAAAGGAGATTCTGCAATCGTTCAGTCTCCAAAAGGTGATAAAGAGTATGAAATTCAAAGCTTTAAATTTGAGACCTAA